The DNA segment acagtctaaagaacagaagggggcggtagcgatggcctttataggacagtcagcttcGGACATAAGacgcaaattacagagattagatggtttgcaggaactgagtttgagagatttagtcaaggaaacaaaaaaggtttattataaaaaaaaaaaaaaaaaaaaaaaaaagactaggccggtcagtcttggcccttgatgACTGAGAAAGTCGGACCCCCTCCCCAAACTCCGGGTAACGTTTAAAATGGAGGGGACCCCaatggactttgaggtggacacaggggcagtctattcagccatcaagcatccactaggccctctgtctacccgaaagtcactggtccaaggaacaaatggaagcagagagagaccctggaccactcagaaaacagtcaacttgggtaaagaactcccagcaacagagaaatatcagctgtatgggaccaccatcccctcGGCCCAACTGACTATAGTCCCCAcaggactgaaaaataaaaaatggacccacaggttcccagaggcttgggcagagatgggggggacctggactggcagtagaacagccacccgttgtggtcaccttaaaacccacagcagttccagctcaggaaaagaaccctttgtctggcaagagaaacaccagacagcgttcgagacgctaaagaagacactcctgtcggcacctgccctcgcccttcctgatgtgagtaagcccttcaccctatacctccatgagaaaaagggggtggcggttggtgtactagcgccAGCTCTCGGACCCTGAAAAAGGTCCATCCCCTTCTTATCCAAACGACTgcacccagtggctagagggtggcccacttgcctccgGGCAATGACAACAGTGGCTACTTTGATGAGAGACgcggacaaattaactttgggacagcatctgactgttatagctccccatgcattggagagcattgtccgccAGCCGCCTGACTGATGGCTGAACAATGCCCGgcccacctattaccagacaatgctactagaccgagaccgcatcacatttgggcccccgcCCCTTTTAAATCCGGCCACCCAATCTCCCTGAAAGAGGGTAAAAATAAACTAGTCTATAACTgtgaggccatcctagccgaagagaccGGGGTCCAAAaagacctaacagaccagcctctagcccactctgatctgatatgatatacggatggcagcagcttcctgaggggGGGGTGCAGAAAAAAGCGAGAACAGCCGTAGcggacaaaaatcgggtaatttggtctagtagcctcccggaaggaacttcagcccagaaagcataACTGATAACACTCAcgcaagctctcaccatggctgcagggaaacgggccacaatctatactgacagccggtatgcgttcgcaacagcgcatgtgcatggggcaatatatcgagagagagggctactaacatcggctaaaaaaaaaaaaaataaaaaaattaaggccctattagaggctgtaatgttaccccgagagctggccatcgtacattgccctgggcaccaaaaaggggactccccaatggcagcgggaaacaggaaggccgatcaagagacaaaggaggctgccctccgggatccaaggagctTGGCCATTCACGCCTGGACTCCGGAGtattcagctcctgaagaggctccacccccagaacttctgaaagacagtCTAAAAAGGATctacaaattaacccatctgggcagcagaaaattgatccagctgactacaaaagataagaccctctctccatctaaaaagaaacaaatggcagaaaagatgATAGCTGCTTGCCAGGCTGGCCAGCAGGTAAATACATATCTTGGaaaactggcccccggaaaaaggctacgaggaacccgccctggccagcattgggaagcagacttcaccgaggtaaagccagctaagtatggcctaaagtacctgctaatgtttgtagatacctttacaggatgggtaaaagcctaccccaccaaaaagaaGACTGCATCAATAGTTGCtaaaaaatcctggaagaaatcttcccaagatttggactgcctcaggtaattgggtcagataatggaccagcgttcatggcccaggtaagtcagggactgacaaaaatactggggattgattaaaaattacattatatctatagaccccagagctcaggacaggagaacaattaaggagaccttaaccaaattgaccatggagactggctctagagattggatgatgctcctaccatgtgccctctttagagctagaaataccccttccttcatgggtcttaccccctttgaactgcttcttgggtgtgcacccccagttaagaacctaaccctccagcaaagagaaatcatgctttcccctctgtctgacaggctacaagccttagcatctgtccagcatacactgtgaaagcaactgtccgctgcataccaacccagtggggacagcgctgcccatcagttccacgtgggggacttcgtataGGTCCACAGACACGAGCATCAGACTTTGAAACCCCgatggaagggaccataccaagtcctgctgaccactccaacggcagtcaaggtggacgggattgccgcctggatccatgcctcccacctcaagccagccaaagtgccagaagactcTTGGACTTCGGAACGGACTGACCatcctcttaagcttcggattcgtcgccagtgcgaccgcaagtaacccacatcaaccaatgtctcagacttggcaggttatatcaggccaagaaaaaattgtataaaaaattacctctaatcagcacccactgtggggctgatggcctgacttgcacccagacctctgccagctagcagcagggtcagatgactgggatatccctacaactgaccctaggaaccctagatcgccagccgtctgtcaggataaaaaaaaacaaaacttataaatataataaaaaaaatacggATGTAATAAGGGGTgatataatcaatccccatggctaactacattattgtcagccctcacaggaccacttattgtattaattcttatcctcatgattggaccatgtatcctcaatcgaatctcggcttttgtacgatcccaggtaaatgaggttaagatgatggtcctgagacaatgATACCAGCCAGtatctggcagtggcctttaggattaaaggccggcacaagagaaagggaggaatgaaagggccattgtaagggaaacaaggctctcccccactagctctgctaattgcagattcagtggaaaatactgcactctgcccccacgccccatatcagaaaagttagcccatcatgctatgctaacaggatgcttgcaggatgacccctggggttatgtttgcaagataaatcgcTTGGGAAGAATGTTTGCCAAATAAcaccttgctagataagcttggaattcgtttacctacccagactctgagaaagaccgcagagacatctggcatccaggtgtctgcactcggggtgaccccactcccctgccctggtagaactgcctcataaaaggcctgtgagcctcaaactcggggtcaccagcttgTCCTCACGCTGGTGCCCCAtgagctcgtgttaaagtaaagcttcatttatgacccgatatcagagtgaagctctctgttttgtacgtcgACCCTAacatgctgttaatcccagcatttggtgggcagagctaggtggatctctgtgtgttcaaggatacagccagcatggagacacatgcctttaatctcaataccaaccatagaagacctggaggtctgtacagacaggcagtgacgaggttatgtggttgggtttacaaccaatgagaaggcagaacagaaagtctataaaaaagagaaaaacacaggaagtagctctcttgcagagaggaaagacagagtagcagtgaagggtaaggttttcagctctcagctatagctctgacctcttggcttttaactctgcaattggctctgtgtttcttatttaacaagatggttacatctatagACATCAAAAAGGTGGGATCAATAAGGACATCGAGAAGATTTTGAGAAGTACATCGAGAATGGGAGATCAAGAAGTACATCTAAAAGGACATCAAGAAGGAGAGATAGAGAAGGGGAGATCAAAAAGGGGAGATTGAGATGGAGATTGAAAAGGAGAAATTGATAAGAACATTGAGGAGGAAAGATCAAGAAGGAGATCAAGCAGGAGAGGTCAAGAAGCACATCGAGAGGGAGATCAAGAAGGAGATTGAGAAAGAGCGGTCAAGAAGGACATCGAgccaggtggtggctcacacctttaatcccagcactcgggaggcagaggcaggtggaaccttgtgagttcaaggccagactggtctacagagcgagatctaggaaagaaacgctgtctcgaaaaaccaaccaaccaaccaaccaaccaaacaaacaaataaataggagaTCGAGAAGAATATTACGAAGGACATCGAGAATGGGAGATCAAGAATGAGATTGAGAATATTGAGGAGTGATTGAAGAGATCGAGAAGGAGATTGAGTaatggagatggagaaggggaGATCAAGAAGGAGAGATCAAGAAGGAGAGAACAAGAAGGAGATCGAGAAGGAGAGGTTGAGAAGAAAATTAAGGAGATTGAGAAGGGGAGATCAAGAAAGGTAGATGCAGAAGGAGTTCAAGAAAGATATTGTGAAGGACATCAAGAAACACTTCAAGAAGGGGAGATCAAGAAGGGGATGGAGAAGGGGAGATTGAGAATGACATTGAGAAGGAGATAAAGAAGGACTTTGAGAAGGAGATCAAGAAGGGGTAATTGAGAAAGGGAGATCGAGAAAGAGATTGTGAAGGACATAGAGAAGGATATCAAAAAGGACATTGAGAAGGACATCAATAAGGGGAGTTCGtgaaagagattgagaaggggagattgagaaggacatcaAGAAGGACATTGGGAAGGGGAGATCAAGGAGATTGAGAAGGAGAGCTCATGAAGGAGactgagaaggagagagagaaggcatgggAGAATTggggaaagaatgagagagaaggggaTAGGGAAGGAGggcaagaagggaggagagaaggggagagagaaggggaggaagaaggagaaggggagagagaaggagatcaAGAatgggggagagaagaagagacagaaggggagagagaaagaaagagaataggggagagaatgggagagagagaagggataaaatggaagaggagaaaaggggagagggaaggagatcgagaaggagagagagaagagcagagaaggggagaaagagagagaaggagatcaagaaggatagagaaggggagagaagtggagagggggagagagcaaaggagagttaggagagagaaggaaagacaaggagaaagggggagagagaaggagagattaggagagaagggagaagggaaagttTTCAGGTCCCTATCAGAAAATCCTTTCCTTCCAGAAgcctggagaggaggagagaggggcgAGGCATactggagaggaaggggaagaggagaggaaggtagACCTGGTAGGACAGAGATGAACATCCTGGTCTGCTCTCTGTCACATAAATGCTTCTTCACAGGAGCAGGTGTTCTGGTTCTGAAGCCTGGGTGCAGGAAAACTGACCAGAAGTATAATTAGGACTGTTTTCCATCTCTGAGCAGCAatgtgtggctttaaactcacagaaatccagacagatctctgcctctggaatgctaggctTAAAGGCAGGTGTGTCACCAatttctggcctctttatctagtggctgttctgttctctgaccccaggtaagtttattagggtgcacaatatttggggaagttatataaggcgtgaagaccagaaactagaagcatttggctggttaagcttttaggctttgagcaacacagttcagctgagatccatttggatgaggactcagaggcttccagtctgaggaaacaggatcagctgaggaattggcaaggtgaggtagctgtggcttgtacTGCTTCTCTAATcccccagcattcaccccaatacctagctccgggtttgtttttattaataagaccatatAAGAGTCATGCTACACCTATCAACCCAGGACTTGCAGGAAAGCGAATAACTGTGCCATTCCGCaggctttagctttgttttttaGCAGTTTTTCCCTGGGTCCTCTACCTTTCTGCCTGAGCTGTGAGCTCCAGGAACTTGTTTACAACTGCAGGAACTAGTATCCCTGAAATTTACTCAAACTCAGAGGTACTGGCTAGTTGCTATTCAGTTGTTTGTAAGAAGCTAGGAAACAATGCTTGACAGTTTGCattgcttcaggggatctttgtgtCAGAGCCTTTAGAAGCACCCTTTCATCCCCACAAGTGCTCACTCAAGCAAAACCCTCAATGCCTCAGCTCAGCAGTAACTGAaatgcttggcttttttcttttcctaggtaaacagtttcttgccctgtTTAGCCCTTCACTGGTACTCTCCCAAGCATTTCCCTCAGGGTActctgacccactgtcttttactaacttgaagagacagagctttgAATAGAGGTTTTTAGGAAATCCACCCCTGCCTCCtacattgcagggaggatttttaaagcttgaaaaaTAGAATTCAGGTTTTGCTATCTTAAGGGgtttgttttcccttagagctaatcacaggtgattctaacttttgtccttctgagagagttaaaggctttagtttttaagtttttttttttttttttttttttttttaagtaggtcACTggtttatttacaattttatttagtaATACGAGTTTACTCCAATTTTCacatcacatcttttttttttggggggggcggtttgagacagggattctctgtgcagctttgcgcctttcctgcgactcacttggtggcccaggctggtctcgaactcacagagatccacctggctctgcctcccgagtgctgggattaaaggcgtgcaccaccactgtccggccagATCACATCTCTTAATCTTCATTCTGTTAAAGGGATGAATTAAATATCCTCATTTTTTAAGTATCTCATGCCTTACTATGAAGAAAGGAACAGGAAATCCAGATCCAAAGTGCACAGTCATCGTAGCCAGCAACCACCACTTGTTCTCCACCAACAATGGCAAATTCTTCCCCGGGTCCTCCTCACAGAGGCTGGAACAGTCCACGTAGGTGGTGAATATCCACACACTCTGGCCCAACATGGCACCCCTGGAAGCTCTGCAAGGGGCTCAGAGCTGAAAAGCAGAAGACACCGCCACACCACCACAGTCTTTCTTCATGACCTTTCGAGTCAGAGCATGAAGACGGAAAGggagtttttaagttttttaagagaGCTTTTAgtttgagagagaaagattaaggcattttagagagatttttccccccaaattttcaagaaaagcttttagtttaagagaaagattttttttttccccaagagaaTGACCAACTTTTCCCAGAACTtctgaactttaaactttttggcttCTTACACCCACATTTTTTGCTCCCAGGGAGAAATCACCTTCTCCTGccacttggacttagcatttTAGCTGTCCCCAGGCGAAAAGCTTATATAGGAAACTTTTTTCTTCCCaaaaagctcaaagaagagctttttttttaccaataaagttgaaagaaagatttttccacccagtttgcgttcatagcccccaaagttagaaaattgaagagtttttctgtctagttgccttatttttttttacacaatcttatacttctaagtttttcctacactatattactacactataccttatacttatttttcacagatagaaattaagagataGAAGATAGAAACTTTTGACAGAAGAGAACTTTGTGCATCTTCcagtccatttttctttttctctcaaggATAAAACCCCCTGCCCCTTAATTATCTATATTCCATAACACCACCAGGCATGCCCCTTTTTCCACTGGCAGGACCTAACTCGCACTTTAGCCAAAAGCTCTattataaaactattattttcctttatatctTTAGTgcctattactttgtctttagtcctCACTCATTTGTCTTTATTCcccacctccttttttttcttagtcCCTGTTCTGGTGCCATTCTGTGGTGTGTTTACCCatcaaccccacagctccccagagttttcttgagtgggagcagcaggaaatattaggtagaaggaTTTAgactgtggagataaacagataaaaaataaaagatagcctcgagagggcctggaacgtATTctaatgggccctgactgtctctgccttggGGTATTTATAGTGATGCcaaaggggtggagcaaaagacctccccccagcacagccaagtgcagaccatctcagacacctgtactcaggcccatggtcctaatcactCTAGTGTAGAATGAACCTCTTACAATGTTTACTTAATCTCAGGAGGGAGAACCTCTGATGCTGAGCATGGAAGAACTCCTCTTGGTTCCTGCAGACCCTGGTGGGAGTACCGGGCTACAAAGGGCAtgcagaggctgagaaggaaaaaacaaaacaaaaatccttctgATCCTGGTAAAGTGGTTCTTATGTTTATGTAAATGTTACTTGTTTCTGACTACTAGCCTTCCTTATTACTATCAGACCTGCAGCACTGGTGGGCAGGGAAAGCTCAACAGTGGGGCCACGTGCTGACTGCTCAGCACTCCCTGGGTCCCTGGTAAGTTCTGAGACCCGGGCCTCCAGCAGCCCTAACCAGGCCCTCCCAAGCAGGGTGTGAGTTCCCAGAGAGCAGGGCTCCACACTTGAGCAGACCAGGCTGGAGGGCGGCAGCATCTGCACTGCATCTGCACTGCAAAAGGTCACAAAGTTCCCCTTGTGAATCAATCATTCTACTGTGAGCAGTGGCTTGCACATCCTTCTAGTATGCTAGGCAAGGGTCTAGGGGAGAAAAGGGAGACCATCCCATAGCGTCCCTCTTAGTcaattataagaaaaattaaCATGCTATACacatggcggggggggggtgggggcaggacaCCAGGCCCTGCAGGGCAGTAGCATCTGGAGGGGCGCGAGCATGAGCATTCTGAAGGCACAGAGGGCCTGGGTAGCCGGGGTCACTGGTGGAGGTGCAGGAGGAGAGTGGCTGAGTGGTCCATGGAGGCTCAGCTGAGGCTGGTAGCTTCTCCGTAGGCAGAAGCTGTTGTGGAGGAGCAGGGCCAGATAGGTCCGACCCTACAGGCGGTGGCTGAGGTCATGAGCCCAgcctgggggagagggggggggggggggggggggagttaacCACCTATATACCCTGAATCTAaatccccctccctttcttcctaagCCAAGTTCATCATTAGCTTCCCATCTTAACCCTGGTAATGCTTAAAAAATGTTAACGATACATtaggtttaaaaaattatacttttgtctccacaggaaaataaataatacatagatTTGGGTCATTTGAGTTCAATGGGTTACAAATATTCACCATCATTTAAGAgaattggttacaaattattattgggtAAGATTGAAAAAAAACCTGTATCAAATTCCAAGTAGAAgataactaaaaaaattaaataaaaaagatatttgaaaacgtaatgttttttataaaaatataaagacctGAGATATGAGGATAAAAGTTTAAATAGgagtcggggatttagctcagtggtaaagtgcttgcctagcaagcacaaggccctgggttcggtcctcagctctggcaaaaacaaaaaaacaaaaaaacaaaaaaccttaaataAATGATACTTTGGGTCTGAGAAAACAGTTTGAGGTATAAAAATGTGAAACTTTCAGTACTTTAAAGTTCAAGTAAGTTGTGAGGTTTAAATATAAGCAAAGTTTTTATGGGGTCTGAGATGTTAAGGttttagatataaaaatatttaaatgttttaaaaagaaaaaacaatataaaagttttattgaaatatataaaaGCAAGTTATGAAGGTTGCAGGATGAAAAGCTTAAGTAATGATAAAAAATGacttaagatatttaaaaaaataaaacatgctttgcatttctttttctttcttttctgctgttACAGTGGCCTAAATGCTAACAAGTGGCAAGTGTCTTCTCACCAGCCCTAATTATCACTAGTTTTCTccattatttttgagaatttcatacatgtatacaatgaaatatgatcataactagccccatttcttctctccaaatTCCTTTCCACACACTgtcttcccaacttcatgtcttccttttgttttttgaacacactaagtccaattagtgctgcctgtACTTGCAGGAGTTTAGGGTTGTCCACTGGAACATGGAAAACTGATCAGTGGCCACATTCTCCATAAGGCATGATTCtcagaactgaagagatggctcaagtgTTTTAGAGCCCTTGATCTTGCAGgtgacctgggttccattcctacaccacatggcagctcacaaccatcagtaactccagttggTGAGGATCcaccaccactttctggcctctgtgggcataaacatatatgcaggcaaaaccctaAAACACAACCCTTGTGTTTGTCATcttaacatgtttttatttaaataaagaatattttcctttgacaaagaaaacactaaaacactcatacatgcaaaataaaaaattaagaaatgattCTCCTTACTTCCTCTGTCAACTACCTACTGTAGTATGGGGTAGTGCCTGCAAATTATCTAACCCACCTATGCTGGGACCAGCAGACCTgggctgctctcagccttggttAGAAAAGCCTCTTTGTGTGGTAGAGAGCAGTCAATGCAGAGATAGGTGACTGGTCAGACTGAGACTAGGAGGCTGAGAACTCATCCCTAAATGGGGCATCTGTATTTATGTGCCCACCACTACAGCTCAGGAAACATTTTGGAAGAGAAAGCTAAAAATAATGCACACAGGATCCCTGGAATAGTCAGCCCACTCCCTTCAGAGGGCACAGCtgagaaaccaaaaccaagacaGACAACTTCATGAGATGGTCCTTTTACCTCCACTCACATGCTGAGGCACACAGGCCCCTTtatcatgtatacacacaacaatgaacaaacaaaaataaaccccaCCTcaacagaggaaaaagagaaaaagcaatatGGCATTTGTCCACAAAAGAAAGAGTTGGCAAATTCTCTAAATAGAATTCATACCATTGCCAAATATAGGTAGACAATAAAAATTATGGAACATTTACCAGGGTTAAGATTTTCCTAGCCTGGTGTCATGGATgcctgcttttaatcccagcattagagccagaagcaggaggatctctatgagtttgaggccagcctggtctatatagcaaattctaggagagccaggactatgtagagagatcctgtctcaaaaaaaaaatcaaacagaggAAAATACAAAGATTTTCCTTGATGGTATCAAACATTCAGGGTGTTCCTCATTAAAATGTCTAGATTAAGAAGAGTGTGTGATTCTTGCAAGTACAAAACCAAGTCAGTCTAATGCTGACATGAGCAATAAGCCCCAgctgcttggaaggcagagaaaagagGATCTAGGAcattcaggagttcaaggccagcctgaataacacagtgagactctatctcaaaaagaaaaaaaaaaaaaaacaaaaacagaaaacaaccaaataacaacaaaaacaaacccacaaagcaGCTGccaccaggtatggtggtacaggcctgtaatcctcaaactcaggaggcaaaagtaAGGGATTGCcaaaagtttgaggctagcttgggttaCATATGAAGACCCTACTTTCTAGAGAGAGGTGGGAGTGCTTGGAAAGTTCACCACAATGCAATGGATAAGTGAAAGAAAAGAGGCCAGTATGGAAGGATTCAGTGCATTCCAGATAAGCACGTGGACTCAAGTTCCACATCTAGAACCAATATTCAaaagtgtgtgtctttgtctgtgtctgtgtatctgtgtgtgtctttgtgtgtgtgtgtgtgtgtgtgtgtgtgtgtgtgtgtgtgtgtgtgtaagggtgggGGCTTAGGGGGTTTGTAAGTGCTGGTAACTGATCCTAGTTCTGGGGAGGTGGAAGTAGGCAGAGATACCCATGGACAGCCAGCATGGCTGACTTGAAGAGTCCCCGGCCAGTGAGAGGAATCTGTctacaaacagaaacaaaggggaGAGTGCCTGAGTGATGATGACACCTGAGGCTGTCCTTGGGCCTCCACTTGCACGGACACACACAAGCACTATGAAACATTCTGGTAGTGCTAGGGATTGTGGGACTCAGGGCTTTGTCTGtgatagacaagcactctgcaCACATGAGAAAAGCCGGAACTCTGGGTATTTTCTGCTCAATATTGCTAGGGAGCCAAGGCTACTCTAAAAAAgtagctggagagatagctccatagttgcattggctgctcttccagagtacctgtgttcaattcccagcacccacctggtggctcacagctaactccagttccaggtgttCTGACCcctgtagtcagactttcctttgggctgtcagttcacaaataacaacatagagacttattattaattagaaaAGCTCTGACTTATCAGACTGGATCAgactaggctggagagatggctcagcagttaatagcattggctgttcttccagaggtcctgagttgaattcccagaatccacatggtggctcacaaccatttgtaataagatctggcaccctcttctggcctgcaggcatacatgcagacagagcactgtatatatgtcaaatacattttttttttttgagctggggatcgaacccagggccttgcgcttgctaggcaagcactctaccactgagctaaatccccaaccccctcaaaTACATCTTTTAACAAAATGGTCTCTTTTATACTTGTAGGTTATGCAATGGTCTctgcaaaatgttttatttttaaattggaacTGTTTAAGACTCACAAATGCTGGTACTTCATCTTCTGTAAGTggactataattttttttttaagacaactACATAAGCAGACAAAATTGCAAGATCTGCCCTGTGTTGATTGTGACAGCCACAACTTGTGGCTCTCCAGTTGGAGGGAATGGCAACCAGGGCCAAGCTCCTGATGGACAGTCCCAGACCCCTCTCCAACAGAATCAGGTAAGACATTAAAGATAAAGACACATTGGTATATCTCCTATACTCAGAGTGCTGAGAGTGGAAACATGATGGaaattgttagggaccaagatgtcaggaaccaaacatgaaccatggaaagtactagctagaccaaagaacaactcataagccccttcccagagcagtaaccagaggcctccaaagataagagaacatcccacagtcaggtgccatgacaaccgaagtaaagagcattccagggtcaggtagcctaacaacagaatatactgcccctgaccagtgaccttagccaacatctcgcagttgcactatctgcctcacacgtcttgcaccccttccatgttctacacgccccttttccctttccctccttcctgccccttccccccttatgctatataagccatgtggagaaaaataaagattggtggcttgatcagaatactgtcttgctgtccatctctttgtgtcgcccttcc comes from the Onychomys torridus chromosome 11, mOncTor1.1, whole genome shotgun sequence genome and includes:
- the LOC118592927 gene encoding cytochrome c oxidase subunit 7C, mitochondrial-like; its protein translation is MLGQSVWIFTTYVDCSSLCEEDPGKNLPLLVENKWWLLATMTVHFGSGFPVPFFIVRHEILKK